One window from the genome of Candidatus Chlorohelix allophototropha encodes:
- the dnaB gene encoding replicative DNA helicase gives MTVEQVYSPNPEYNRDSLRGQNPRGRFNTNIQASAPVEKQIPHSPEAEEAVIGSLLIDRDAVIKVAPILKPTDFFGEERASIYEAIMSLYQQRAPGDIITLRDELRRSGRLGEGDGQVKSSYLINLIRATATPVHVEYYSRIVLRFAIMRRLIAAGAQVTALGFDDRIETQEMLDKAQELVFGVVQDGVKRDAVKVGSILEEYFDRLAYLHEHRGEIIGVPSGYADLDRLTGGFQNSDLIILAARPAVGKTSLALGFAYNMAMKNNRPVGVFSLEMSREQLVQRMLAMETGVDSQRLRTGYVDESEWDRLTRSFGRLATAPIYIDDSAGITIMELRSKARRLHAEYGIECLVIDYLQLMIGSRNENRVQEVSEISRNLKALARELNIPVICLSQLSRAVESRTSHVPQLSDLRESGSIEQDADIVMFIYRDELYNPETEKKNIAEVHVAKHRNGPVGTVQLFFHNKTTRFTDLETMRQ, from the coding sequence ATGACCGTTGAGCAAGTTTACTCCCCCAACCCTGAATATAACCGCGATAGCCTGAGAGGGCAAAACCCTAGAGGCCGCTTCAATACAAATATCCAAGCTTCTGCCCCTGTTGAGAAGCAAATTCCCCATAGCCCTGAAGCGGAAGAGGCAGTAATTGGCTCGCTGCTGATTGATAGAGATGCAGTCATAAAAGTTGCCCCCATCCTTAAGCCTACCGATTTCTTTGGAGAAGAACGCGCCTCTATCTATGAGGCTATCATGAGTCTTTACCAACAGCGCGCTCCCGGCGACATTATTACGTTACGTGATGAATTGCGGCGGAGTGGAAGGCTTGGTGAAGGGGACGGTCAGGTTAAGTCGAGTTACCTGATAAACCTGATTCGCGCCACCGCTACTCCGGTGCATGTCGAATATTACTCACGAATTGTGCTTCGCTTCGCTATTATGCGCCGCTTGATTGCTGCCGGAGCGCAGGTAACTGCCCTCGGTTTCGATGATCGTATCGAAACGCAGGAAATGCTGGATAAGGCGCAAGAACTCGTATTTGGTGTAGTACAAGACGGGGTTAAACGTGACGCTGTAAAAGTCGGCTCGATTCTAGAAGAATATTTTGACCGCTTGGCGTATCTCCATGAGCATCGGGGTGAAATCATCGGAGTGCCGAGCGGCTATGCCGACCTCGACCGCTTGACCGGAGGTTTCCAGAACTCTGACCTCATTATCCTTGCTGCCCGCCCTGCTGTCGGTAAAACTAGCCTTGCGTTAGGTTTTGCCTATAACATGGCGATGAAAAATAATCGTCCGGTTGGCGTTTTCAGCCTTGAAATGTCGCGAGAGCAGTTAGTACAGCGTATGCTGGCAATGGAAACGGGCGTTGACTCGCAACGTTTACGCACCGGATATGTCGATGAAAGCGAATGGGATAGATTAACCCGCTCATTTGGACGGCTTGCCACTGCGCCTATCTACATAGATGACTCGGCGGGCATAACCATTATGGAATTGCGTAGCAAAGCGCGCCGCCTTCATGCAGAATACGGTATCGAGTGTTTGGTAATTGACTACCTCCAATTGATGATCGGCTCTCGCAATGAGAACCGGGTGCAAGAAGTCTCGGAAATTTCCCGCAATCTTAAAGCGCTTGCCCGCGAACTCAATATTCCGGTTATATGCTTGAGCCAGTTGAGCCGCGCAGTGGAAAGCCGCACCAGCCATGTACCACAGCTAAGCGACTTGCGTGAGTCAGGCTCGATTGAGCAGGACGCAGATATTGTAATGTTTATCTATCGCGATGAACTATACAACCCGGAAACTGAGAAAAAGAATATTGCTGAAGTCCATGTTGCCAAACATCGCAACGGCCCGGTTGGAACAGTCCAACTCTTCTTCCATAATAAGACCACGCGCTTTACTGACCTTGAAACCATGCGCCAATAG
- the rplI gene encoding 50S ribosomal protein L9 — MKVILTQEIAHLGNTGEIKEVANGYARNFLLPRGLARPATVGAVKVVERKRAAEERRITQLEEENKSLAELIAKQTLTITAKVGREGRLYGSVTAAQIAEVLSAKIGHEIDRRKVELTENIHTTGSYEVAIKLVGKLAPKVTVKVVGEAEEQTAE, encoded by the coding sequence ATGAAGGTCATTTTGACCCAGGAGATTGCTCACCTGGGAAACACCGGTGAGATTAAAGAAGTAGCAAACGGTTACGCGCGCAACTTTTTGTTGCCTCGCGGATTGGCAAGACCTGCTACTGTAGGCGCAGTAAAGGTAGTTGAACGCAAAAGAGCTGCGGAAGAACGCCGTATAACTCAGCTTGAAGAAGAAAACAAGTCGCTGGCAGAACTTATTGCTAAGCAAACTCTCACCATCACTGCCAAGGTTGGGCGAGAGGGTCGCCTTTATGGCTCGGTAACTGCTGCTCAAATTGCTGAAGTTTTGAGTGCAAAAATCGGTCATGAAATTGATCGCCGCAAGGTTGAACTCACCGAAAACATTCACACTACCGGTTCTTATGAGGTTGCTATCAAATTAGTAGGCAAACTCGCACCTAAGGTAACGGTAAAAGTGGTGGGCGAGGCAGAAGAACAGACTGCCGAATAA
- a CDS encoding MFS transporter, with amino-acid sequence MVIEGNPVSASSMKPLQRLQIALLFLAFILIGATEGGVGVLIPSIQLSYGLDKAVVSLLFLAGTSGYLTAAILSGLLVEKFGHRNFILFGTAIIFAGAFLVTLQPPFVLLMLVWLSLGFGIASLDSGVNSYVASWPHNSAILNYLHGFYGVGALSGPLAASFVINNGWSWNNTYYVWCFLAALVLISFRLVFSKPLETAKQELHTKEAQTSGENVLLAALKLKVVWLTALFLFLYVGSEVSLGNWGYSWLTQQREQVAWFAGWLVSGYWMGLTLGRLTLARVSQWVGTQRLIWGCLAGTVSGILILIFLAGTSGVWLAIGLALCGYSLGPIFPTTIALISNIVPERLLASAVGLLVSLGSMGAAFFPWLAGNLAEKLGLWSLLPYLLVLTAIMLLLWLMLFRESGVNSKRPDPENKL; translated from the coding sequence ATGGTAATTGAAGGTAACCCTGTTAGCGCCTCAAGTATGAAACCGCTTCAAAGACTGCAAATTGCACTGCTTTTTCTGGCATTTATTCTGATTGGCGCTACTGAAGGTGGTGTAGGGGTACTGATTCCTTCCATCCAGCTAAGTTATGGTCTTGATAAAGCAGTTGTCAGCCTCTTATTTCTGGCAGGTACTAGCGGGTATTTGACGGCAGCAATACTCAGTGGCTTGCTGGTTGAAAAATTCGGGCATCGAAACTTTATTCTCTTTGGAACTGCTATAATCTTTGCCGGAGCTTTTCTGGTAACTCTACAACCTCCCTTCGTTTTGTTGATGCTGGTATGGCTTAGTCTTGGATTTGGAATAGCCTCCCTCGATTCTGGAGTCAATTCCTATGTCGCCAGTTGGCCCCACAACTCGGCTATTTTGAATTATTTGCATGGCTTTTACGGGGTAGGGGCGCTCTCAGGACCATTAGCTGCCTCATTCGTGATTAACAACGGCTGGAGTTGGAATAACACTTACTATGTATGGTGTTTTCTGGCAGCGCTAGTATTGATTAGCTTCCGGTTGGTTTTCAGCAAGCCGCTCGAAACAGCAAAACAAGAATTACATACTAAAGAGGCACAAACATCAGGTGAAAATGTTTTGCTGGCAGCTTTAAAGCTAAAAGTTGTTTGGCTAACTGCGCTATTCTTGTTCCTGTATGTTGGAAGTGAAGTAAGTCTGGGAAATTGGGGCTACAGTTGGCTCACCCAACAGAGAGAACAAGTTGCTTGGTTTGCGGGTTGGTTGGTAAGCGGCTACTGGATGGGGCTGACATTGGGTAGGCTAACGCTGGCTAGAGTTTCGCAATGGGTTGGTACGCAACGTTTAATCTGGGGTTGTTTGGCTGGGACAGTTAGTGGTATTTTAATACTAATCTTTTTGGCAGGTACTTCGGGAGTTTGGCTTGCCATTGGTTTAGCCCTATGCGGCTACAGTTTGGGTCCTATATTTCCCACCACTATAGCGCTTATTTCCAACATTGTTCCCGAAAGATTACTTGCCAGTGCAGTAGGGCTTCTGGTAAGTTTGGGTAGTATGGGCGCGGCTTTTTTCCCTTGGCTGGCGGGCAATCTAGCAGAAAAACTGGGCTTATGGAGTTTACTACCGTACCTATTAGTTCTGACTGCAATTATGCTGCTACTTTGGCTTATGCTTTTTAGAGAATCTGGAGTGAACTCCAAAAGACCAGACCCCGAAAATAAGTTATAA
- a CDS encoding SixA phosphatase family protein gives MNSANSETLVVLIRHAEYELPYPAGDSMRPLTQHGKRSVQILGNGLVKNLPPIHFEDTLAYTRIIFTSPFLRAATTARLLSTQLNPIAGVHEVDELALQSPNVVNWSLKTIVANLGVESLVFVSHMPELNAIGQRLKTDLKLDLQLCEAACLSISPNALGFWQVGSAQLLWKIKG, from the coding sequence ATGAATTCAGCAAATAGTGAAACACTTGTAGTACTTATCAGACATGCCGAGTACGAATTGCCCTACCCTGCCGGGGACTCTATGCGCCCACTGACACAGCATGGGAAAAGGAGTGTGCAAATTCTGGGCAATGGTCTGGTCAAAAATCTTCCACCTATCCACTTCGAAGATACTCTAGCTTATACCAGAATCATTTTTACCAGCCCCTTCCTGAGAGCAGCAACAACTGCTAGGCTACTTTCGACTCAATTAAACCCTATTGCCGGGGTGCATGAAGTGGATGAACTGGCGTTGCAATCTCCAAATGTAGTCAATTGGAGTCTTAAAACAATTGTTGCTAACCTCGGAGTAGAAAGCCTAGTATTTGTAAGCCACATGCCTGAGTTAAACGCTATCGGACAACGTTTGAAAACCGACCTCAAACTGGATTTACAGCTATGCGAAGCTGCTTGCCTGAGTATTTCCCCTAATGCTTTAGGTTTCTGGCAAGTCGGTAGCGCTCAATTACTGTGGAAAATCAAAGGGTAA
- a CDS encoding dienelactone hydrolase family protein: protein MIYRQREEFSLDRLNQMQCYLAEETIDDYRAGHMSRRRMLRRLIYICGSSAAAMSLLAACGDSTATNVPATSTATTTIATTTTAATTTTSVAATTAVAVKSPLSVAANDPAVDTSEVTFQSDTQMFGYLAKPKASGTYPGIIVIHENRGLTDHIRDVARRLAKAGYIALAPDLVSRAGGTGKLSADQIPGFLSQAKIEDLVKDLNAGVTFLEKQQGVKADKLGVVGFCFGGSYTLQLAAANPKILAAVPYYGVTPNPASIMSKTNAAILGNYGATDTRVDSTIPDLEKVMKDNGKIYEKKLYDGAGHAFNNDTGASYNEPAALAAWQATLDWFGKYLK from the coding sequence ATGATATACCGCCAACGTGAGGAATTTTCCCTTGACCGATTAAACCAGATGCAATGCTATCTGGCGGAAGAAACTATTGATGATTATCGTGCAGGACACATGAGTCGGAGGCGAATGCTAAGACGCTTGATATATATTTGTGGCAGTAGCGCCGCAGCAATGTCTTTGCTGGCAGCCTGCGGGGATTCTACCGCAACCAACGTTCCAGCAACCTCTACTGCTACAACTACCATAGCAACTACTACCACTGCTGCTACCACCACTACCTCGGTGGCAGCTACTACGGCAGTCGCTGTAAAAAGTCCGCTCAGTGTCGCTGCAAATGACCCTGCGGTGGATACCAGCGAAGTTACATTCCAAAGCGATACTCAGATGTTCGGGTATCTGGCAAAACCAAAAGCGTCCGGCACTTATCCGGGAATCATTGTCATACACGAAAATAGGGGATTGACAGACCACATTCGTGATGTAGCGCGGCGATTGGCAAAAGCGGGATATATTGCATTAGCGCCTGATCTGGTATCCAGAGCGGGTGGTACTGGCAAACTTTCCGCCGACCAAATTCCCGGATTCCTCTCTCAAGCTAAAATTGAAGATTTGGTGAAAGATTTAAACGCCGGGGTAACCTTTCTGGAGAAACAGCAAGGGGTAAAAGCTGATAAATTAGGAGTGGTAGGTTTTTGTTTCGGGGGGTCTTACACCCTCCAATTAGCTGCTGCTAACCCTAAAATCTTAGCGGCAGTGCCCTATTATGGTGTAACCCCTAATCCTGCTAGCATAATGAGCAAGACCAACGCGGCAATTCTGGGGAACTACGGAGCAACAGATACTCGTGTGGACAGCACAATACCTGATCTAGAAAAAGTCATGAAGGACAACGGCAAGATTTACGAAAAGAAATTATATGATGGAGCAGGTCATGCCTTTAATAATGACACAGGCGCAAGCTATAACGAACCTGCGGCACTGGCAGCATGGCAGGCAACCCTCGACTGGTTTGGCAAATATCTCAAGTAA
- the pepF gene encoding oligoendopeptidase F, translated as MQSLSKRAEIDEKYRWNLESIYATEADWEKDFIAVAESLPGLEAFKGKLGESGKVLFSCLQRQDKLMLQMEQVGVYAHMRRDEDTTNTPYQALYDRAMGLWSQLGAAASFITPEIVELSDEKLADFFKQEPQLELYRFALEQIMKMKQHTRSAEVEEVLAQTWEVMSGPSNIYDMLTDADFKFGTILNEKDEEVEVTHGRYISYLESQNRRVRQDAFKTLYATYAKYSNTLASVYATSVKADIFGAKVRGYKSSLESSLKPLNVPLEVYSNLLETVNKNLPTLHRYLRVRKRMLGLDDLHMYDLYVPLVAQADRKIPYEEAVETVVKGLNRLGETYVREMATGINSRWIDVYETPGKSSGAYSSGSYTTQPFILLNYQNNLDGMYTLAHELGHSMHSFYTNKNQPFPYANYSLFVAEVASITNEALLTDHLLGQTTDSALRMYLINAELEKFRTTLFRQTMFAEFEYETHRRAEEGEALTPDLLNSIYKELNVKYYGAETVVDEEIAYEWSRIPHFYRAFYVYQYSTGISAAAALSKQIIEEGDPAVERYLQFLKSGSSKYPTDLLKMAGVDMTTPRPVQQALDHFADMVDKFEQMSLQTV; from the coding sequence ATGCAATCACTATCAAAACGCGCCGAAATAGATGAGAAATACAGGTGGAATCTAGAAAGCATTTATGCTACTGAGGCTGATTGGGAAAAGGATTTTATTGCGGTAGCTGAAAGCTTACCGGGGTTGGAAGCTTTCAAGGGCAAATTGGGCGAATCAGGTAAAGTTTTGTTTTCTTGTTTGCAAAGACAGGATAAGCTTATGCTCCAAATGGAGCAAGTGGGGGTTTATGCTCACATGCGCCGCGATGAAGATACCACAAACACCCCCTACCAAGCATTATACGATCGGGCGATGGGCTTATGGTCACAACTTGGGGCAGCCGCATCATTCATAACCCCCGAAATTGTAGAACTTTCCGATGAAAAATTGGCGGACTTCTTCAAGCAAGAGCCTCAGCTAGAGCTATATCGTTTTGCATTAGAACAGATAATGAAAATGAAACAGCATACGCGCTCTGCAGAAGTTGAAGAAGTATTAGCTCAAACTTGGGAAGTTATGAGTGGACCAAGTAACATCTACGATATGCTGACCGATGCTGACTTCAAGTTCGGCACTATTTTGAACGAGAAAGATGAAGAGGTAGAAGTAACTCACGGTCGTTATATCAGCTATCTCGAAAGCCAGAACCGCAGAGTTCGGCAGGATGCTTTCAAAACCCTATATGCTACCTACGCGAAATATAGTAACACGCTTGCTTCAGTCTATGCCACCTCCGTTAAAGCGGATATTTTTGGAGCAAAGGTGCGAGGCTATAAAAGCAGCCTTGAATCCAGTCTGAAGCCGTTAAACGTACCGCTTGAAGTTTATTCAAACTTATTAGAAACGGTAAATAAAAATCTGCCCACGCTTCACCGCTATTTACGGGTACGTAAACGCATGCTAGGGCTAGATGATTTGCATATGTACGACCTTTACGTGCCGTTGGTAGCCCAAGCAGATCGCAAAATTCCATACGAAGAAGCAGTCGAAACGGTAGTCAAAGGGTTGAATAGGTTGGGAGAAACATATGTGCGCGAAATGGCAACAGGTATAAACTCGCGCTGGATAGATGTTTACGAGACTCCGGGAAAATCTAGCGGTGCTTACAGCAGCGGAAGCTATACAACCCAACCCTTTATCCTGTTAAACTATCAGAATAATTTGGATGGTATGTACACCTTGGCGCACGAACTCGGTCATTCCATGCACTCTTTCTATACCAACAAAAACCAGCCATTTCCCTATGCCAACTATAGCCTGTTTGTAGCTGAGGTAGCTTCTATCACCAACGAAGCGTTGCTGACTGACCATTTGCTTGGGCAAACCACCGATTCGGCGCTGCGTATGTACCTAATTAACGCTGAATTGGAAAAATTCCGCACTACTCTTTTCCGCCAAACCATGTTTGCTGAATTCGAGTACGAAACTCACCGGCGTGCTGAGGAAGGTGAAGCCCTTACACCTGATTTGCTCAATAGCATTTACAAGGAATTGAATGTCAAGTATTATGGCGCAGAAACAGTAGTGGATGAAGAAATAGCCTACGAATGGTCGCGTATTCCGCATTTCTATCGCGCTTTCTATGTGTACCAGTATTCTACCGGAATTTCAGCGGCTGCCGCACTTTCAAAACAGATTATAGAAGAAGGCGACCCGGCGGTTGAGCGATATTTACAATTCCTCAAAAGTGGTTCTAGCAAATATCCTACCGATCTACTGAAAATGGCAGGGGTAGATATGACTACACCACGCCCGGTACAACAGGCGCTTGATCATTTTGCTGATATGGTGGATAAATTTGAGCAGATGTCTCTGCAAACTGTTTAG
- the argJ gene encoding bifunctional glutamate N-acetyltransferase/amino-acid acetyltransferase ArgJ, with amino-acid sequence MPDFEFDFLPNHPAGVCAPAGWRSGNTYCGLKTYGAGKLDLGLLVSDVPAAAAGVFTTNVVRAAPVFLCEEVVKRGQAQAVIYNAGIANACTGEQGMLDAREMTRIAALKLDIDPKLVLVTSTGVIGHLLPIEKIQSGVSNIELQYGEPAGASASFCIMTTDTRPKRCVVRLKLDGKTVHIGGMCKGAGMIHPNMATMLCYLTTDAAATSDYLQKVVRDLVDDSFNSITVDGDTSTNDSVLLLANGLAGNTTLGAGATPEEEQHFKAALREVMVYLAKEIARDGEGATKLIEVRVRGAQNKQEARLAARTAAGSSLLKSAVYGSDPNWGRVIAAMGRSGAIFDSNKTDIWIGEVPLMLSGTPQKFEKASAQAALKGPNVIITVDMHTGNEGEAIAWGCDLTEQYVVINSEYET; translated from the coding sequence ATGCCAGATTTTGAATTCGATTTCTTACCTAACCATCCGGCGGGAGTTTGCGCTCCTGCTGGTTGGCGTTCCGGTAATACCTATTGCGGTTTGAAAACTTATGGAGCGGGAAAGCTCGATCTCGGTTTGCTAGTTTCAGATGTTCCCGCCGCTGCTGCCGGGGTTTTCACTACCAACGTGGTGAGGGCAGCCCCGGTTTTCCTGTGTGAAGAAGTAGTTAAAAGAGGTCAGGCGCAAGCGGTAATTTATAACGCCGGAATTGCCAACGCTTGTACGGGCGAACAAGGTATGCTTGATGCGCGCGAAATGACACGCATTGCAGCGTTAAAGCTAGACATTGACCCTAAGTTGGTACTGGTAACCTCAACTGGAGTTATTGGGCATTTACTGCCAATAGAAAAAATCCAATCCGGGGTATCGAACATTGAACTTCAATATGGCGAACCAGCAGGTGCAAGTGCTTCCTTTTGTATCATGACCACCGATACCCGCCCGAAACGCTGCGTCGTACGCCTCAAACTAGATGGTAAAACGGTTCATATCGGCGGTATGTGTAAGGGCGCAGGTATGATTCATCCCAATATGGCTACGATGCTCTGCTATTTAACCACCGATGCCGCCGCCACTTCCGACTATTTGCAAAAAGTGGTACGTGACTTGGTAGATGATAGTTTTAATTCCATAACGGTGGATGGCGATACCAGCACGAATGACAGCGTTCTGTTACTGGCAAACGGGTTAGCGGGTAACACTACCCTCGGAGCGGGAGCAACACCGGAAGAGGAACAACACTTTAAAGCTGCTTTGCGCGAGGTGATGGTATATTTGGCTAAAGAAATCGCCAGAGATGGTGAGGGTGCTACTAAACTGATAGAGGTTCGGGTGAGGGGTGCGCAAAACAAACAGGAAGCGCGCTTAGCTGCTCGTACCGCTGCCGGGAGCAGTCTTCTTAAATCGGCGGTTTATGGTAGTGACCCAAACTGGGGGCGGGTTATAGCCGCAATGGGGCGCAGTGGCGCAATTTTTGACTCGAACAAAACCGACATTTGGATTGGAGAAGTACCGCTGATGTTGAGCGGCACACCCCAGAAATTTGAGAAAGCCTCGGCGCAAGCTGCCCTAAAAGGTCCAAACGTCATAATTACGGTGGATATGCACACCGGGAATGAGGGCGAAGCAATTGCTTGGGGCTGCGATTTAACCGAGCAGTATGTGGTAATTAACAGCGAATACGAGACTTAA
- a CDS encoding ComEA family DNA-binding protein yields MAEQNKHTSNKTQQRPGIINATMVITFLLMAAIGIGIFFSAKTDTQIHASSKQVTPTTDSSNINSPLDSVIKVHIAGAVRNPGVYRLKEGDRVEDAINAAGGITDEADLLKIDLARRIVDEMQIIVPSWTPTAAPLTTTTTIPLQNTPSPPLENGSDGKINVNSASATELDKLPGIGTVLSARIVEYRSKIGLYRNIEDLRKIPGITNSVIEKIKDLIAF; encoded by the coding sequence ATGGCTGAACAAAACAAACATACTTCAAATAAGACTCAACAGCGACCCGGAATTATTAATGCCACAATGGTGATTACTTTCTTACTCATGGCGGCAATCGGAATTGGCATATTTTTCTCTGCCAAAACCGACACTCAAATCCACGCCTCAAGTAAACAAGTCACACCGACTACCGATTCCAGCAATATTAATTCTCCTTTGGATAGTGTTATAAAAGTTCATATCGCAGGGGCTGTGCGTAATCCCGGAGTTTATCGGCTAAAGGAAGGTGACCGGGTGGAGGACGCGATAAATGCTGCTGGAGGCATAACTGATGAGGCGGATTTGCTGAAAATAGATTTGGCACGCAGAATAGTGGATGAGATGCAGATAATTGTACCTAGTTGGACACCTACCGCTGCCCCACTCACTACTACTACAACCATTCCGCTACAAAATACTCCTTCACCACCTCTCGAAAATGGGAGTGATGGGAAAATAAACGTAAATTCTGCCAGTGCCACGGAGTTAGATAAATTGCCTGGAATCGGTACGGTGCTTTCCGCCCGCATTGTGGAATATCGTTCCAAAATCGGGCTTTATCGCAATATTGAAGATTTGCGTAAGATTCCCGGCATAACCAACAGCGTTATAGAAAAAATCAAAGACCTTATAGCCTTCTAG